A single Candidatus Polarisedimenticolaceae bacterium DNA region contains:
- a CDS encoding antitoxin Xre/MbcA/ParS toxin-binding domain-containing protein: MSPPRKVAYKAKPHAGALKIAEPAAAGLLLEERLGRLIATFGNNRLAELLGVNPSQPSRWRRGEERISAERQRDVIDLEYVMARLLHLFPREQAEIWLTSHNAHLRARPIDILRLSGAAAVVQAIDAEEQGAYA, from the coding sequence ATGAGCCCGCCTCGAAAAGTGGCGTACAAGGCCAAGCCTCACGCGGGGGCGCTGAAGATCGCCGAGCCCGCGGCCGCAGGTCTCTTGCTGGAGGAGCGTCTCGGCCGCCTCATCGCGACCTTCGGAAACAATCGCCTCGCGGAGCTGCTCGGCGTGAACCCATCCCAGCCGTCGCGGTGGCGCCGCGGTGAAGAGCGCATCAGCGCCGAGCGGCAGCGCGACGTGATCGACCTCGAGTACGTCATGGCACGGCTGCTGCACCTCTTTCCCCGCGAGCAGGCGGAAATCTGGCTGACGTCGCACAACGCCCACTTGCGTGCGCGTCCCATCGACATCTTGCGGCTCTCCGGCGCCGCGGCGGTGGTGCAGGCGATCGACGCCGAGGAGCAGGGTGCCTACGCGTAG
- a CDS encoding DUF1028 domain-containing protein, which produces MRRSAVLLSLLAATVSAAAPPQPATFSIVAADPEAGEVGVAVASRFFAVGTVVPFAEAGVGAVATQAFANTTFGPRGLELLARGLKADEVVRVLTRDDDGREQRQLGVVTAAGDAATYTGTKCNAWAGGRSGPSYAVQGNILTGADVPAAMEKAFLDTKGKTLGERLYAAIVAGDKAGGDSRGHQSAALVVVRAKGGYGGFTDRAIDLRVDDAQDPIGELGRLLGIGLVNAYWNRGWTAFTEKKFKDALPWQEKAAQMAETQPAVLPEVLYDLAVIRLAAGDKEGSKKALDRAVSLNPKLSKQAAGDPDLTGLGK; this is translated from the coding sequence ATGAGGCGATCCGCGGTGCTCTTGTCCCTTCTCGCCGCGACCGTGTCCGCGGCGGCGCCACCCCAACCTGCCACCTTCTCGATCGTCGCCGCCGATCCCGAGGCCGGCGAGGTCGGCGTCGCGGTCGCGAGCCGCTTCTTCGCCGTCGGCACGGTGGTGCCGTTCGCCGAGGCGGGCGTCGGCGCCGTCGCGACACAAGCGTTCGCGAACACGACGTTCGGGCCGCGCGGCCTCGAGCTCCTGGCGCGCGGCCTGAAGGCCGACGAGGTCGTCCGCGTCCTCACACGCGACGACGACGGCCGCGAGCAGCGCCAGCTCGGCGTCGTCACCGCTGCGGGCGATGCGGCCACCTACACCGGAACGAAGTGCAACGCCTGGGCGGGAGGCCGGAGCGGCCCGAGCTACGCCGTTCAGGGGAACATCCTCACCGGGGCCGACGTTCCCGCGGCGATGGAGAAGGCGTTCCTCGATACGAAGGGGAAGACCCTCGGCGAGCGCCTCTACGCCGCGATCGTCGCCGGCGACAAGGCCGGCGGCGACAGCCGCGGCCACCAGTCGGCCGCGCTCGTCGTCGTGCGCGCGAAGGGCGGGTACGGCGGCTTCACCGATCGCGCGATCGACCTGCGGGTCGACGACGCCCAGGACCCGATCGGCGAGCTCGGGCGCCTGCTCGGCATCGGCCTCGTCAACGCGTACTGGAACCGCGGCTGGACCGCGTTCACCGAGAAGAAGTTCAAGGACGCGCTTCCGTGGCAGGAGAAAGCGGCGCAGATGGCGGAGACGCAGCCGGCCGTCCTCCCCGAGGTCCTCTACGATCTCGCCGTCATCCGTCTCGCCGCGGGCGACAAGGAAGGATCGAAGAAGGCGCTCGACCGCGCGGTGTCGCTGAACCCGAAGCTCTCGAAGCAGGCCGCGGGCGATCCCGACCTCACGGGACTGGGGAAATGA
- a CDS encoding cupin domain-containing protein, with amino-acid sequence MDKARVMNLNELPEGESYEHDGRFTCRVFPVAGPLGAQKLGYNVTSIPPGKKAFPYHFHHTNEEMFLILSGTGEFRWPGGAHPLKPMDVVCCPPGEESAHQFVNTGSAELRYLAVSTLLDPEVVEYPDSGKYVAVAGRPPGGKRADAEFGIVAFKKDGVDYWEGE; translated from the coding sequence ATGGACAAGGCGCGGGTCATGAACTTGAACGAGCTTCCCGAGGGCGAGTCGTACGAGCACGACGGCCGGTTCACCTGTCGCGTCTTCCCCGTCGCCGGACCTCTCGGCGCGCAGAAGCTCGGATACAACGTCACCTCGATCCCGCCCGGAAAGAAAGCGTTCCCTTACCACTTCCACCACACCAACGAAGAGATGTTCCTGATCCTCTCGGGGACTGGAGAGTTTCGCTGGCCCGGCGGTGCTCATCCGCTGAAGCCGATGGACGTCGTGTGCTGCCCGCCCGGTGAAGAGAGCGCGCATCAGTTCGTCAACACAGGATCGGCCGAGCTGCGCTATCTCGCCGTCAGCACCCTACTCGATCCCGAGGTCGTCGAGTACCCCGACTCCGGCAAGTACGTGGCGGTCGCCGGCCGCCCACCCGGCGGCAAGCGTGCCGACGCCGAATTCGGCATCGTGGCGTTCAAGAAGGACGGCGTGGACTACTGGGAAGGCGAGTGA
- a CDS encoding helix-turn-helix transcriptional regulator translates to MKLDPEAIRGRCEALGLPLAQVLRRSGISRTAYYSLARKESVLPKSVVKLAKALDATPAEILDGRPFEERRAERRLRRAKEIVRRHPKLDFHDIWQSLVLLELPPGERLRRALRRGRARTV, encoded by the coding sequence GTGAAGCTCGATCCTGAAGCGATCCGCGGGCGGTGCGAGGCTTTGGGGCTGCCGCTGGCGCAGGTGCTCCGTCGATCCGGCATCAGCCGGACGGCCTACTACTCGCTGGCCCGGAAGGAGTCGGTGCTGCCGAAGTCGGTCGTGAAGCTCGCGAAGGCGCTCGACGCCACCCCGGCGGAGATTCTCGACGGGCGGCCCTTCGAGGAGCGGCGAGCCGAGCGGCGATTGCGACGTGCGAAGGAGATCGTGCGACGGCACCCCAAGCTCGACTTTCACGACATCTGGCAATCGCTCGTGCTTCTCGAGCTTCCTCCCGGCGAGAGATTGAGAAGGGCGCTCAGGCGTGGACGAGCACGGACCGTTTAG
- a CDS encoding amino acid permease, which translates to MIESLLRTKPLTRLLAEAADERSALKRTLRAWDLIAIGIGCIIGVGIFVLPGVEAAKHAGPGIILAFAVAAAACACSALSYAELAAMIPVAGSAYTYGYATLGEIFAWIIGWDLILEYMVAAILVSIGWSAYFVNMLAQVGVHLPTAIVAGPFADPPGIVNVPAVAIVLALTLLLVRGIRESAGFNLAIVVLKLAVIVLFLVLASPHVEPSNWKPFLPFGFGGVMTSAAIVFLAYVGFDAVSTTAEEAVNPQRDMPIGIVGSLIIATVAYMAVSAVMTGVVPSSELGVADPVALVLNRLHMPWASAIISVGAIAGITSVLLVLLLGQPRILFAMSRDGLLPPALAVVHPRFRTPHRTTILTGTIVCVAAGLMRLDVAAELASIGTLLAFIIVSAGVIVLRVTRKDLHRPFKVPLFPFVPALGIVLCGYLMVSLPWQTWVRLVVWLAVGLVIYALYGRRSSLLARKGTTS; encoded by the coding sequence ATGATCGAGAGCTTGCTCCGGACGAAGCCTCTCACCCGCCTGCTCGCCGAGGCCGCGGACGAACGATCCGCGCTCAAGCGGACCCTCCGCGCGTGGGATCTCATCGCGATCGGCATCGGCTGCATCATCGGCGTCGGAATCTTCGTCCTCCCCGGAGTCGAAGCCGCCAAGCACGCGGGGCCGGGGATCATCCTCGCCTTCGCCGTCGCCGCCGCCGCATGTGCCTGCTCCGCCCTGTCGTATGCCGAGCTGGCCGCGATGATCCCCGTCGCGGGATCGGCGTACACGTACGGCTATGCGACCCTGGGGGAAATCTTCGCCTGGATCATCGGGTGGGACCTGATCCTCGAGTACATGGTCGCCGCGATCCTCGTCTCGATCGGATGGTCGGCGTACTTCGTCAACATGCTCGCGCAGGTCGGCGTGCATCTGCCGACGGCGATCGTCGCGGGGCCGTTCGCCGACCCGCCGGGGATCGTGAACGTCCCCGCGGTGGCGATCGTGCTCGCGCTCACGCTCCTCCTCGTGCGTGGCATCCGCGAGAGCGCGGGGTTCAACCTCGCGATCGTCGTCCTGAAGCTCGCGGTGATCGTCCTCTTCCTCGTGCTCGCGTCGCCGCACGTCGAGCCTTCGAACTGGAAACCGTTCCTCCCGTTCGGCTTCGGCGGCGTGATGACCTCCGCCGCGATCGTCTTCCTCGCGTACGTCGGCTTCGACGCCGTGTCGACGACCGCCGAGGAAGCGGTCAACCCGCAGCGCGACATGCCGATCGGGATCGTCGGATCGCTCATCATCGCGACGGTGGCGTACATGGCGGTCTCGGCGGTGATGACCGGGGTCGTTCCCAGCTCGGAGCTGGGCGTCGCCGATCCGGTCGCGCTCGTCCTCAACCGCCTGCACATGCCGTGGGCCTCGGCGATCATCAGCGTCGGCGCGATTGCCGGGATCACGAGCGTGCTGCTCGTCCTCCTGCTCGGCCAGCCGCGCATCCTCTTCGCGATGTCGCGCGACGGCCTGCTTCCCCCGGCGCTCGCCGTCGTCCACCCACGCTTTCGCACGCCGCACCGTACGACCATCCTCACCGGCACGATCGTGTGCGTCGCGGCGGGGCTCATGCGTCTCGACGTCGCTGCGGAGCTGGCCTCGATCGGGACGCTGCTCGCGTTCATCATCGTCTCGGCGGGCGTCATCGTTCTACGCGTGACGCGGAAGGACCTGCACCGTCCGTTCAAGGTGCCGCTCTTCCCGTTCGTCCCCGCGCTCGGCATCGTGCTGTGCGGCTACCTCATGGTGAGCCTCCCGTGGCAGACGTGGGTGCGGCTCGTCGTGTGGCTCGCCGTCGGCCTCGTGATCTACGCGCTCTACGGCCGGAGGTCGAGCCTCCTTGCCAGGAAAGGAACGACGTCATGA
- a CDS encoding DJ-1/PfpI family protein — MSQRIFVAVAPDVHLLDLAGPVQVFYEANGFGADYEIVHCAATTKVTSAQGLVLSELAPLPKLEAGDTVLVPGLDSRVLHKARAIPGKWLRDGAAAGARIASICSGAFSLAAAGLLDGRECTTHWKITERLQREFPEAHVAENRLFVKDGNVVTSAGVASGIDMALSLVMDDHGPAVVAKVAREMVVYLRRSGEREQVSPYLDYRTHLHDGVHRVQDFVVTYPHKNPSLSELARVAAMSPRNLTRHFREATGITIKTYSGRVKVQLAQDLLRNPRLTLESVSESCGFKDPRQFRRLWKQTMGGNPSQWRHDTSRLDAR; from the coding sequence ATGAGCCAGCGGATCTTCGTCGCCGTCGCTCCCGACGTTCATCTCTTGGACCTGGCCGGACCCGTGCAGGTCTTCTACGAGGCCAACGGATTCGGCGCAGACTACGAGATCGTTCACTGCGCAGCGACGACCAAGGTCACGTCGGCGCAGGGGTTGGTTCTCTCCGAGCTGGCTCCCCTCCCGAAGCTCGAGGCCGGTGACACCGTCCTCGTTCCGGGCCTCGACTCGAGGGTGCTCCACAAGGCGCGTGCGATCCCGGGCAAGTGGCTTCGCGACGGCGCTGCGGCCGGCGCCCGGATCGCATCGATCTGCAGCGGCGCGTTCTCGCTGGCGGCCGCGGGCCTCTTGGACGGCCGCGAGTGCACGACGCACTGGAAGATCACGGAGCGCCTTCAGCGCGAGTTCCCCGAGGCACACGTCGCCGAGAACCGCCTCTTCGTGAAGGACGGCAATGTCGTGACGAGCGCCGGCGTCGCTTCCGGCATCGACATGGCGCTCTCGCTCGTCATGGACGACCACGGTCCGGCGGTCGTCGCCAAGGTCGCCCGCGAGATGGTCGTCTACCTGCGCCGCTCCGGCGAGCGCGAGCAGGTCAGCCCCTACCTCGACTACCGGACGCACCTCCACGATGGCGTGCACCGCGTGCAGGATTTCGTCGTCACGTACCCGCACAAAAACCCGAGCCTGAGCGAGCTGGCGCGCGTCGCGGCGATGAGCCCGCGCAACCTCACGCGTCACTTTCGCGAGGCGACCGGGATCACGATCAAGACGTACAGCGGCCGCGTGAAGGTCCAGCTCGCGCAGGACCTGCTGCGGAATCCGCGCCTCACGCTCGAGAGCGTGTCGGAGAGCTGCGGGTTCAAGGACCCGCGGCAGTTCCGGCGGCTCTGGAAGCAGACGATGGGCGGCAATCCGTCCCAGTGGAGACACGACACCTCGCGCCTCGACGCGCGCTGA
- a CDS encoding DJ-1/PfpI family protein: MTAVQASALAIALTAVAPAAAKEPPKYTRNVAVVLYDGVEILDFAGPLEVFGAAARFGSARQQPAFNTYTVAATKDMLKSYRVKIQPEYSIDDAPKPDIIVIPGGNTGNLLDDPKFMAWLKASQPKAEITLTVCTGAFTVAKLGLLDGKQVTTFYGAIDDLRRDTPKAEVIDGRRFVDNGTIVTTAGVSAGIDGALHTVARLLGRNIADQTARYMEYHWTPEPYLAKDYVTLNPSLDEAGRKLQQAQIFENEKQYAEAENAYRSLTTADPQDGFAWYRLGSTLQAAGKLDDAIAASQHASEFSDVRANALYNLACAYALKGNTDEAIGQLEKAVAAGFKAMGALDQDPDLANIRSDARFKKIVDAL; encoded by the coding sequence ATGACCGCAGTTCAGGCCTCCGCCCTCGCGATCGCCCTCACCGCCGTCGCTCCTGCCGCCGCGAAGGAGCCGCCGAAGTACACGCGGAACGTCGCGGTCGTGCTCTACGACGGCGTCGAGATCCTCGACTTCGCGGGCCCGCTCGAGGTCTTCGGCGCGGCGGCGCGCTTCGGCAGCGCGCGCCAGCAGCCGGCGTTCAACACCTACACCGTCGCAGCGACGAAGGACATGCTCAAGAGCTATCGCGTGAAGATCCAGCCCGAGTACTCGATCGACGACGCGCCGAAACCGGACATCATCGTGATCCCCGGCGGGAACACGGGGAACCTCCTCGACGACCCGAAGTTCATGGCGTGGCTCAAGGCTTCGCAGCCGAAGGCCGAGATCACGCTGACTGTCTGCACCGGCGCCTTCACCGTGGCCAAGCTCGGCCTCTTGGACGGGAAGCAGGTGACGACGTTCTACGGCGCGATCGACGATCTGCGCCGGGATACGCCGAAGGCCGAGGTCATCGATGGCCGCCGGTTCGTCGACAACGGCACCATCGTCACGACCGCCGGCGTTTCCGCCGGGATCGACGGCGCGCTCCACACCGTCGCGCGCCTTCTCGGACGCAACATCGCCGACCAGACGGCGCGCTACATGGAGTACCACTGGACTCCCGAGCCCTACCTCGCCAAGGACTACGTCACCCTGAACCCGAGCCTCGACGAGGCCGGCCGCAAGCTGCAACAGGCGCAGATCTTCGAGAACGAGAAGCAGTACGCCGAGGCCGAGAACGCCTACCGCTCGCTCACGACCGCGGACCCGCAGGACGGCTTCGCGTGGTATCGCCTCGGCTCGACCCTTCAGGCGGCGGGAAAGCTCGACGATGCGATCGCCGCTTCACAACACGCCTCCGAGTTCTCCGACGTGCGCGCGAACGCGCTCTACAACCTCGCCTGCGCCTACGCGCTGAAAGGGAACACCGACGAGGCCATCGGCCAGCTCGAGAAGGCGGTCGCCGCAGGATTCAAGGCGATGGGAGCGCTCGATCAGGATCCGGACCTCGCGAACATCCGCTCGGATGCCAGGTTCAAGAAGATCGTGGATGCCCTGTGA
- a CDS encoding RES family NAD+ phosphorylase, whose amino-acid sequence MSTVQGAGRVDNPGRYRTLYCSDSAAGAVAEAFGNHAIWTPLLLRGRTPGSVRALAEIESKGDHIVDLDDAHELVRRQLRPSAVVTRDRTVTQRWALAVFEEKRSSGVRWWSYYDSRWGSFGLWRIDRLRVRRVRALTPDDPALLEAASTLSRPWRAET is encoded by the coding sequence ATGTCGACGGTCCAGGGTGCCGGCCGCGTCGACAACCCGGGCCGCTACCGCACGTTGTATTGCTCGGATTCGGCCGCGGGTGCCGTCGCCGAAGCGTTCGGTAACCACGCGATCTGGACGCCGCTTCTCCTGCGGGGCCGCACGCCGGGAAGCGTGCGCGCCCTCGCGGAAATCGAGTCGAAAGGGGATCACATCGTCGACCTCGACGACGCTCACGAGCTGGTGCGGCGCCAGCTGCGCCCCTCCGCGGTCGTGACGAGGGACCGGACGGTCACCCAACGTTGGGCTCTCGCGGTCTTCGAAGAGAAGCGATCGTCCGGTGTCCGATGGTGGAGCTACTACGATTCCCGTTGGGGATCGTTCGGCCTTTGGCGCATCGATCGCCTGCGAGTTCGACGCGTTCGGGCGTTGACGCCGGACGATCCGGCGCTCCTCGAAGCGGCCTCCACCCTCTCGCGTCCGTGGAGGGCTGAAACCTAG
- a CDS encoding protein kinase, translating into MPITVGSRLGVYEVIAALGAGAMGEVWRARDTRLSREVALKVLPASLSMDAERRQRFEREAQVLASLNHPNIAAIYGVEEAEGSTALVLELVEGPTLAERIAEGPIPNEEAVAIAKQIAEALEYAHERGVVHRDLKPANVKLSPDGRVKVLDFGLAKAIAADATGRSDSAISPTITSLGTVAGVILGTAAYMAPEQARGSNIDRRADIWSFGAVLWEILTGKRLFDDATVSDTLAAVLRAPIEWDQLPKSTPPAIVRLLKRCLERDTKKRLRDIGEARIALESPIDEPVAVASSVVMPPKRSPLATVAWAAAVIVVALTGLAAVGFLRKPSAESRVLRFQIPLENKMAAITWSRVSPDGTMLAFLARGESGRASIWIRRLDAFESQELSGTEGAGRFWWSPDSRFLAFFLGNQLKKVPAASGPVQLIGEADGGSDGTWGAGGAILFDGRAIDPLRRIDAAGGGVTQENKPDTANGEAGQTWPCFLPDGKHFLFVAQSNVPGEKTTIKVAELGKPGSKSLARTSSRVEYASGYLVYVLDGNLVAHRFDVDKLALSGEPIPLAEHIATDANGAATFSVSTNGDLTYLPGAVGVDSELMWVDRAGKELDKLGPPAGYREPALSPDGTRVAYGLADPRGNGEDIWVMDLKRAVASRFTFDPGVEIWPVWSRDGRQLTYTSDKTGSFNIYVKDASGTGTERDLTPDKNFQSGPLDYSPDGKWLAVDFLPPSRRWQIKMIPTQGELKATDYLTDNVVQVMGRFSPNGRFVAYASNESGTREVYVQSFPIGSGKWQVSSGGGEMPLWRSDGKELFYKTLVDEFVAVPVTTEPRFELGAPKNLFKRAVDRSAAASVGTRFAVTPDGQKFLINSAREGRGLPVSVIVGWPQTLAR; encoded by the coding sequence ATGCCGATCACCGTGGGGTCCCGTCTCGGAGTCTATGAAGTCATCGCGGCGCTCGGCGCCGGCGCCATGGGCGAGGTCTGGCGCGCGCGCGACACACGCCTCTCGCGCGAGGTCGCGCTGAAGGTCCTGCCCGCGTCACTCTCGATGGACGCGGAGAGGCGCCAGCGCTTCGAGCGCGAGGCGCAGGTCCTGGCGTCGCTCAACCATCCGAACATCGCGGCGATCTACGGTGTCGAGGAGGCCGAAGGGTCGACGGCGCTCGTCCTCGAGCTGGTCGAGGGGCCGACGCTGGCCGAGCGGATCGCAGAGGGCCCAATCCCGAACGAGGAGGCGGTCGCCATCGCGAAACAGATCGCGGAGGCGCTCGAATACGCGCACGAGCGGGGCGTCGTCCACCGCGATCTGAAGCCGGCAAACGTCAAGCTTTCGCCCGACGGCCGGGTCAAGGTGCTCGACTTCGGGCTCGCGAAGGCGATCGCGGCCGACGCGACCGGACGCTCCGACTCCGCGATCTCGCCGACGATCACCTCGCTCGGCACCGTCGCCGGCGTCATCCTCGGCACCGCGGCCTACATGGCGCCCGAGCAGGCGCGCGGCTCGAACATCGACCGCCGCGCCGACATCTGGTCGTTCGGGGCCGTCCTATGGGAAATCCTCACCGGCAAGCGCCTCTTCGACGACGCGACGGTGTCGGACACGCTCGCCGCCGTGCTCCGCGCGCCGATCGAGTGGGATCAACTGCCCAAGTCCACTCCTCCTGCGATCGTGCGTCTCTTGAAGCGCTGTCTCGAGCGCGACACGAAGAAGCGCCTGCGCGACATCGGCGAAGCCCGGATCGCCCTCGAGTCGCCGATCGACGAGCCGGTGGCGGTCGCGAGCTCCGTGGTGATGCCACCGAAGCGCTCCCCTCTCGCGACGGTCGCGTGGGCGGCGGCGGTCATCGTCGTCGCGCTCACCGGCCTCGCCGCAGTCGGCTTTCTGAGGAAGCCGTCTGCGGAGTCGCGGGTCCTGCGATTCCAGATCCCGCTTGAAAACAAGATGGCAGCGATCACGTGGTCCCGCGTGTCGCCCGACGGTACGATGCTCGCGTTCCTGGCACGCGGCGAGTCCGGCCGCGCTTCGATCTGGATCCGGCGCCTCGACGCATTCGAGAGTCAAGAGCTCTCGGGAACTGAAGGCGCCGGGCGCTTCTGGTGGTCGCCCGACAGCCGGTTCCTGGCCTTCTTCCTCGGGAACCAGCTCAAGAAGGTGCCGGCGGCCAGCGGTCCCGTGCAGCTCATCGGTGAGGCCGACGGAGGCTCCGACGGAACGTGGGGCGCCGGCGGCGCGATTCTCTTCGACGGACGCGCGATCGATCCGTTGCGACGCATCGACGCCGCCGGAGGCGGCGTCACGCAGGAGAACAAGCCCGACACGGCGAACGGCGAAGCCGGTCAGACCTGGCCGTGCTTCCTTCCCGACGGGAAGCACTTCCTCTTCGTCGCCCAGTCGAACGTCCCTGGGGAGAAGACGACCATCAAGGTCGCCGAGCTCGGGAAGCCCGGCTCGAAATCGCTCGCGCGCACGAGCTCCCGCGTCGAGTACGCGAGCGGCTATCTGGTCTACGTCCTGGACGGCAATCTCGTCGCGCACCGGTTCGACGTCGACAAGCTCGCCTTGTCGGGGGAGCCGATTCCCCTCGCCGAGCACATCGCCACCGACGCCAACGGCGCTGCGACCTTCTCCGTGTCCACGAACGGTGACCTCACCTATCTCCCGGGCGCCGTCGGCGTCGACAGCGAGCTCATGTGGGTGGATCGTGCCGGCAAGGAGCTGGACAAGCTGGGTCCTCCGGCCGGGTATCGCGAGCCGGCGCTGTCGCCCGACGGCACGCGGGTCGCCTACGGCCTCGCCGACCCGCGCGGCAACGGCGAGGACATCTGGGTGATGGACCTGAAGCGCGCTGTCGCTTCCCGGTTCACCTTCGACCCCGGTGTCGAGATCTGGCCGGTCTGGTCACGCGACGGGCGCCAGCTCACGTATACCTCGGACAAGACCGGATCGTTCAACATCTACGTGAAAGACGCGAGCGGAACCGGGACGGAGCGAGACCTGACGCCCGACAAGAATTTCCAGTCGGGACCGCTCGACTACTCGCCGGACGGCAAGTGGCTGGCGGTCGATTTCCTTCCGCCGTCGCGGCGCTGGCAGATCAAGATGATTCCCACGCAGGGCGAGCTCAAAGCGACCGACTACCTCACCGACAACGTGGTCCAGGTCATGGGCCGGTTCTCCCCCAACGGCCGGTTCGTCGCGTACGCCTCGAACGAGAGCGGCACCCGCGAGGTATATGTGCAGTCATTCCCGATCGGGAGCGGCAAGTGGCAGGTGTCGAGCGGCGGCGGCGAGATGCCGCTCTGGCGCTCCGACGGCAAGGAGCTCTTCTACAAGACACTCGTCGACGAGTTCGTCGCCGTGCCGGTGACGACCGAGCCGCGCTTCGAGCTGGGCGCCCCCAAGAACCTGTTCAAGCGCGCCGTCGACCGAAGCGCCGCCGCGTCCGTCGGGACCCGATTTGCCGTTACCCCGGACGGGCAGAAATTCCTGATCAACTCCGCGCGAGAGGGCCGCGGGCTGCCGGTCTCGGTCATCGTCGGCTGGCCTCAGACACTTGCCAGGTGA
- a CDS encoding protein kinase — translation MIERPADPASRSVLQDSEPFRPLRRRLVDQFFLAARERIYAPGEVVIRQGQDAEALHVVAEGTADVILHDHGFARKIGSVIPGSVIGEMSLITEEPATADVVVAEVPLRTLVITASDFEALAGRNPELTIVLTNLVAERLGRALHDGLGGKELNGFRILSCVARGGMAVVYEALELASGRRVALKMMSHRLVFQPGAISRFEREARIVEPLEHPNIARLIGHFPAFRTEFIVMEFCEGANLGDLLTRFGAFPELEARRILGQLATALAFVHDRGVVHRDLKPGNVILTPQGQVKLTDFGLAKEQQTISEDDTTTTEASVLGTPLYMAPEQIIGDDSGVVMDVYAFACVAYELLAGRRLFEVRSMAQLLKDKQALVVPPPYEIGPGISPEMHRLLVAGLEKDPTKRLGSLKEAALWVGVPGGAFLDKLFRR, via the coding sequence ATGATCGAGCGGCCGGCCGACCCGGCATCACGCAGCGTTCTCCAGGATAGCGAGCCGTTTCGGCCGCTCCGACGCAGGCTCGTCGACCAGTTCTTCCTGGCGGCGCGAGAGCGCATCTACGCGCCCGGAGAGGTCGTCATCCGGCAGGGGCAGGATGCGGAGGCGCTGCACGTCGTCGCGGAGGGAACCGCGGACGTGATCCTCCACGACCACGGCTTCGCGCGAAAGATCGGGAGCGTGATCCCGGGCTCGGTCATCGGCGAGATGTCGCTCATCACCGAGGAGCCGGCGACCGCGGACGTCGTCGTGGCGGAAGTCCCGCTCCGGACCCTCGTCATCACCGCGTCCGACTTCGAGGCGCTCGCCGGCCGCAACCCCGAGCTGACGATCGTCCTCACGAACCTCGTCGCCGAGCGTCTCGGCCGCGCGCTCCACGACGGGCTCGGCGGCAAGGAGCTGAACGGGTTCCGCATCCTGAGCTGTGTCGCTCGCGGAGGCATGGCGGTCGTTTACGAGGCGCTCGAGCTCGCGAGCGGCCGGCGCGTCGCGCTCAAGATGATGAGCCACCGCCTCGTCTTCCAGCCCGGCGCGATCTCGCGCTTCGAGCGCGAGGCGCGGATCGTCGAGCCTCTCGAGCACCCGAACATCGCGCGCCTCATCGGTCACTTCCCCGCGTTTCGCACCGAGTTCATCGTCATGGAGTTCTGCGAGGGCGCGAACCTCGGCGACCTCCTGACTCGCTTCGGCGCCTTCCCCGAGCTCGAAGCGCGGCGGATCCTCGGCCAGCTCGCGACCGCGCTGGCGTTCGTCCACGATCGCGGCGTCGTGCACCGCGACCTCAAGCCGGGCAACGTCATCCTCACACCGCAGGGACAGGTCAAGCTCACCGACTTCGGACTCGCCAAGGAGCAGCAGACGATCAGCGAGGACGACACCACGACCACGGAGGCGTCGGTCCTCGGGACACCGCTCTACATGGCGCCCGAGCAGATCATCGGGGACGACAGCGGGGTCGTCATGGACGTGTACGCCTTCGCCTGCGTCGCGTACGAGCTGCTCGCGGGTAGGAGGCTCTTCGAGGTCCGCTCGATGGCCCAGCTCCTCAAGGACAAGCAGGCCTTGGTCGTGCCGCCGCCGTACGAGATCGGTCCCGGGATCTCACCCGAGATGCACCGGCTCCTCGTCGCGGGCCTCGAGAAGGATCCGACCAAGCGCCTCGGCAGCCTCAAGGAGGCCGCCCTCTGGGTCGGTGTGCCGGGCGGCGCGTTCCTCGACAAGCTCTTCCGACGTTGA